tcggagaaagtcctgATATCCATAGGCCCTACTGAGCTATAGATGTCGCTTCGGAGCCCTCCTTCATCCTTGATACACTTCCACTCCTCGAAGCCTCCCGGAGCCCCTTGACACATGCGGGAGAATCTAAAGAACTCCTCAAACTTATCCGGATACTCAGATACAGACATAGTTCCCTACTTCAACTGCAGTAACTCTAGTTCCTTGGCCGTCCTGGCAGAATTCGGGAAATACTTCTTGTAGAATTTCTCCTGGAAGGCATCCCAGGTGATCGGATCATTGCCTTGCTGTATGAGACGCCGGGTTCCCTGCCACCAATGTGATGCTTCCCGAGTAAGTAGATAAGTAGCAAACTCGACGCATTGTTCCtcaggcaccaactgcgcttgcagtgcaTGCTCCATAGCTTGGAACCAAGTGTCGGCCTCGGTTGGATTGGTAGTACCCTTAAATTTTGGTGGATTGA
The DNA window shown above is from Arachis ipaensis cultivar K30076 chromosome B08, Araip1.1, whole genome shotgun sequence and carries:
- the LOC107611204 gene encoding uncharacterized protein LOC107611204 — protein: MAALQNMAAALQATVEALGQQMNNHNHEGNGGNRTQGLMTLATFLKVNPPKFKGTTNPTEADTWFQAMEHALQAQLVPEEQCVEFATYLLTREASHWWQGTRRLIQQGNDPITWDAFQEKFYKKYFPNSARTAKELELLQLK